The DNA region CGGCGGCATGGAAGTCGAGATGGCAGCAAAGGCCGGAGCAAATATCGTCTGCGTCCTTGCAAATACGGATAACGCGGTCATCATCGACGCCCTTCGCGGGGCATCCCTTTACGGAGTGCAGATCATGGCAGACATGATGAATGTCGAGGACGTGGTTACACGTGCGAAAGAGCTCGCCGACCTTGGAGTCCAGATCATCAATGCCCATGTAGGTATCGACCAGCAGATGGAGGGGAAAGATCCGCTGGATATTCTGGATAAACTCGGGGATCTTCCGCTCGAAATAGCCGTAGCCGGCGGACTGAATGCAGAAACTGCATCCAAGGCTGCGGCAAGGGGAGCAGACATCGTGATCGTTGGCGGGTCGATCATCAAAGCAGCCGACGTCACCAAAGCTGCCCGAAATGTTCGGGATGCGATTGATCATCCTGCAGAAGGAACGACCGTGAAAACCAGTCTGGATGACACGATCCGCGAACTTCTCGAACAGGTCTCGGCCCCGAACGTTACGGATGCCCTCTACCGAAAAGGAGCGATGAGCGGTCTTACCGTTCAGTATGTTCCAAAGAAGATGATCGGAAAAGCGGTCACCGTACAGACATTCGGCGGCGACTGGTCCAAACCGGTCCAGGCGATCGATGAATGCATACCGGGAGATGTTCTCGTCATCAGCAATGACAAAAGAACCGACATAGCGCCGTGGGGCGAACTTGCCACGCGTTCGGCTGAGAACAAAGGGGTCGCGGGGATCATTATCGACGGGGCCGTACGTGACTGGGATGATATCGTCACGCTTGAAACTCCCGTCTATGCAACGGGTATCCAGCCAAATGCAGGCGAACCCAAAGGATTCGGCGAGATCAACGCCGACATCTCCTGCTGCGGTCAAACCGTTCGGCCGGGAGACTGGCTGATCGGCGATCAGTCCGGTGTCGTCGTTATTCCACGGGAACGGGCATACGAGGTCGCACGGCGTGCGGTCGAAGTCCAAAAAACCGAGGTCAGGATCCGTGAAGAGATTCGGAGAGGCGGGACGCTCGGCAGTCTCTCGCAGCTTCTCCGGTGGGAGAAAAAGTGAGCAGAAAACCTAGTGTCACTAACCCATCTGACCCGGTTCTTTGGTGTAAGGAAGCAGCCCAACGGATGATCTCCGGCGATGAGAAAGGAGCCATATTCTGCTATCAGGAATCGGTCAAACTTCGGCCGGGTATTCCTGATGTCTGGTATAATCTTGCCCGGCTCTTTGAAAAGACCGGCGAAAGAAAAGAAGCACTGGCAACACACATCACGGCCGGAAAACTGTTTCCCGCAGATTACCGGTTTTCCGCAGAGCGTGCCAGACTTCTTGCCGAATCCGGGAAATACACCGAGGCAGTGAATGCGGCATCTGATGCTTTAGCGAGTGCCCCATACTCCCCGACCCTCTTAGCAAACAAAGCAGGTTACCTCATCTTTGCAGGTAACCCAGACGAAGCCCGGCAGACGGCAGAACAGGCCCTCGCGATCGATCCGGGTTGTGCGCTTGCCTATCTGCACAAAGCTCACGCAGAATCCCTACTCGGGAATGCGGCAAAGGCGAAAGAAACCATGGAAACCGGGCTTTCATCAGTGCCGGATGACGGCCGCCTGCTGAAACTGCAGGCAAATCTCCTGATCAGAAGCGAAGATTTTGAAGCAGGTCTTGCATCAATAGAAAAAGTCCTTCTGCTCGATCCAAACGATGCCGAAAGCTGGAGCCTGAAAGGCGCGGCTTCTGCGTATCTTGGCCGGAAAGAAGATGCAATCTCTGCATTCGAGCAGGCAATGAAACTTGATCCAAAAGAGAAAGCCTACCGGCAGAACCGCGATGCGGTGCGGAAAGGATAGAACCCTTCATTCTTTTTTTTAGTAGGATTTACGCGGTGTTCTCCTTAATCCAATTCAGGAAGGGTATTACTGGGTGTGGACACATGAGAAAAAACCAACCGCGAATCGGCGCGAACCGCAAAGCTTTGCTTTGCTCTCCGCTTCGGGTCTTCGCCCCTCGCTTGAATCCCGCAAGCCGTTGGCTTGCTCCCAAAATCGGATTTACTGTGCCTCACTTTCACAATCCAACTTCGCTGTCTTTCTCATCCCTCATCGGGAACGTTCGGGCAAATCCTGTCGGCGCCCCAGCGCCTCCTGAGGGAAATATTCAGGGAGTTTTTTTAATGAAAAAGAGGGGGAAAAATTACTATCGGGAGCCGCTGGGGCGGCGACAGGATTTGCCCGAACGTTCCCGATAAAGGGACGAGCCGTTGGGTCGAGCGGGTTGGCGACGAAGTCGACGACCTTAGCGGAGCAAGGCTTTGCCTTGCGACTAGACCCAACGAGCGAGAGTGAGGATCAGCAAATCCGATTCGCCTCGCCCGAAGGGCGGATTCGCGCCGATTCGCGGTTGATTTTTCTCTTGTGTCAAAACGAATACCGTACACGAAATCGAAGTACATCTCATAAGAACTATTGTTTTTTCCGGTTAAGATCGCATCGCGTAAGTCCTATTTCTGAATAAAAAATAGAGAATAAGTATTCAGATCAGAAGTTGTAGTCTTTCGCCGGAAGCAGCTCGATGCCGGCTTCCACGATTTTTAATGCGGCTTCACGCGGATTTGTCACTTTCACGATCAATGCGCCGTAGTCTCCGGAACGGAATGCATACGCATACTCGATGTTGATGCCTAGACCGCCGAGAAGATTTGCCACTTCATAGAGGCCGCCCGGCACATCCTTCATTTTGATTGCGAGGACATCCGTGTACTGCAAAGCGTAATTCTGCTTGGCAAACTCATTGAACGCGATCTCCGGCTTGTCCACGATCGCCCGGACGACACCGAAGTTATTTGCTTCGGCAATATTGAAAGCCTGGATGGATACGCCCGTGTCAAGAAAGATCTTCGCGATCGCGGCAAGTTTTCCAGCCTTATTCTCTGAAAATATCGACAACTGTTTGATGATGTATTTTTCCGTCATTTAGATCACCCGATGATCGATTACACGTTTTGCTTTACCCTCAAAACGCGGGAGGGAGTTCGGCGGACAGAGCTCGATCTTGGCAGAGACATTCAAAGCATCCCGAAGAGCACGCTCGGTACGCATCTGCATCTCCATGAGACCGTTAATACTATCTGTCATCGCATCAGGCTTTAATTCTACCTTTACGAGCATATCATCAAGAGGGCCCGTTCTGAACACTTCGATCATGAAATGGCTCGTGAGATACG from Methanocorpusculum labreanum Z includes:
- a CDS encoding tetratricopeptide repeat protein produces the protein MSRKPSVTNPSDPVLWCKEAAQRMISGDEKGAIFCYQESVKLRPGIPDVWYNLARLFEKTGERKEALATHITAGKLFPADYRFSAERARLLAESGKYTEAVNAASDALASAPYSPTLLANKAGYLIFAGNPDEARQTAEQALAIDPGCALAYLHKAHAESLLGNAAKAKETMETGLSSVPDDGRLLKLQANLLIRSEDFEAGLASIEKVLLLDPNDAESWSLKGAASAYLGRKEDAISAFEQAMKLDPKEKAYRQNRDAVRKG
- a CDS encoding bifunctional hexulose-6-phosphate synthase/ribonuclease regulator — its product is MQSPILQVALDVTELTRAQKIAEEALAGGADWIEIGTPLVKSEGMQAVRALRAQFPTTTLVADLKTADTGGMEVEMAAKAGANIVCVLANTDNAVIIDALRGASLYGVQIMADMMNVEDVVTRAKELADLGVQIINAHVGIDQQMEGKDPLDILDKLGDLPLEIAVAGGLNAETASKAAARGADIVIVGGSIIKAADVTKAARNVRDAIDHPAEGTTVKTSLDDTIRELLEQVSAPNVTDALYRKGAMSGLTVQYVPKKMIGKAVTVQTFGGDWSKPVQAIDECIPGDVLVISNDKRTDIAPWGELATRSAENKGVAGIIIDGAVRDWDDIVTLETPVYATGIQPNAGEPKGFGEINADISCCGQTVRPGDWLIGDQSGVVVIPRERAYEVARRAVEVQKTEVRIREEIRRGGTLGSLSQLLRWEKK
- a CDS encoding ACT domain-containing protein, with amino-acid sequence MTEKYIIKQLSIFSENKAGKLAAIAKIFLDTGVSIQAFNIAEANNFGVVRAIVDKPEIAFNEFAKQNYALQYTDVLAIKMKDVPGGLYEVANLLGGLGINIEYAYAFRSGDYGALIVKVTNPREAALKIVEAGIELLPAKDYNF